One window from the genome of Manis pentadactyla isolate mManPen7 chromosome 15, mManPen7.hap1, whole genome shotgun sequence encodes:
- the LOC118932961 gene encoding ATP-dependent RNA helicase DDX19A isoform X4 codes for MGKFYPELKLAYAVRGNKLERGQKISEHIVIGTPGTVLDWCAKLKFIDPRKIKVFVLDEADVMIATQGHQDQSIRIQRMLPRNCQMLLFSATFEDSVWNFAQKVVPDPNIIKLKREEETLDTIKQYYVLCNNRDEKFQALCNLYGAITIAQAMIFCHTRKTASWLAAELSKEGHQVALLSGEMMVEQRAAVIERFREGKEKVLVTTNVCARGIDVEQVSVVINFDLPVDKDGNPDNETYLHRIGRTGRFGKRGLAVNMVDSKHSMNILNRIQEHFNKKIERLDTDDLDEIEKIAN; via the exons TGGAAAGAGGCCAGAAGATCAGTGAGCACATTGTCATTGGCACCCCTGGGACCGTCCTAGACTGGTGCGCCAAGCTCAAGTTCATCGACCCCAGGAAGATCAAGGTGTTCGTCCTGGATGAGGCTGACGTGATGATAGCTACTCAGGGCCACCAGGATCAGAGCATCCGCATCCAGAG GATGCTGCCCAGGAACTGCCAGATGCTACTTTTCTCCGCCACCTTTGAAGACTCGGTATGGAATTTTGCCCAGAAAGTGGTCCCAGACCCAAACATCATCAAACTGAAGCGCGAGGAGGAGACCTTGGACACCATCAAGCAGTATTACGTCCTGTGCAATAACAGGGATGAGAAGTTCCAGGCCTTGTGTAACCTGTACGGGGCCATCACCATTGCTCAAGCCATGATCTTCTGCCAT ACCCGCAAAACAGCCAGTTGGCTGGCAGCAGAGCTCTCAAAAGAAGGCCACCAGGTGGCTCTGCTGAGCGGAGAAATGATGGTGGAGCAGAGGGCTGCAGTGATTGAGCGCTTCCGCGAGGGCAAAGAGAAAGTTCTGGTGACCACCAACGTGTGCGCCCGCG GTATCGATGTTGAACAGGTGTCTGTCGTCATCAACTTTGACCTTCCCGTGGACAAGGACGGGAACCCAGACAACGAGACCTACCTGCATCGGATTGGGCGCACGGGCCGCTTTGGCAAGAGGGGGCTGGCAGTGAACATGGTGGACAGCAAGCACAGCATGAACATCCTGAACAGAATCCAGGAGCATTTCA ataagaaaatagaaagattGGACACGGATGACTTGGACGAGATTGAGAAAATCGCCAACTGA